In Necator americanus strain Aroian chromosome IV, whole genome shotgun sequence, the following proteins share a genomic window:
- a CDS encoding hypothetical protein (NECATOR_CHRIV.G14343.T1), translating into MYGDRWETTRSKVAQDVFDVDHGDACPTRHEGCLKLCSYKAITVPANTNLRAILGAAEQKMFRRVGDVGLAVQACVIYLVDSHEILSPRLAILRLRDLRQKLICIINCYSPTLAAESKLESFYKELDETISNEKSFYKFAIGDFNAIIDKATDEEYGMGRLEWETGMKTAIVLPGSCPSLSSFMEDLSKYRQKKILEAAQRRTSLRRYRRDLREHNIPLAALLSEDGTRTSSRREMKIITERFYANLLRSSTPVPSPIIPTGETPSLFESPFRNQSGANLSTPLELPFDMLVERVMQNVYQDHLRAEVLPAFADDDADASYVRTLANRYYRCTTAFPPPRYHAC; encoded by the exons atgtatggcgaccggtgggAGACGACCAGATCTAAGGTTGCGCAGGACGTTTTTGACGTGGACCACGGCGACGCTTGCCCAACTCGACATGAAGGCTGTCTCAAACTTTGCTCTTACAAGGCGATAACAGTGCCGGCAAACACTAACCTGCGCGCcattctcggagctgcagagc agaaaatgttCCGTCGCGTAGGTGATGTTGGTTTGGCTGTGCAAGCGTGTGTCATctatctcgtcgattctcacgagatcctgtcacctcgtctggccattcttcgcctccgcgaTCTGCGCCAAAAACTCATCTGCATCATCAACTGTTACTCACCAACATTAGCAGCTGAATCCAAATTGGAATCGTTTTATAAAGAGCTGGATGAAACGATCAGCAATGAGAAatccttttacaaatttgctatcggagacttcaacgcaataATAGATAAGGCCACAGATGAGGAATACGGGATGGGAAGGCTGGAGTGggagaccggaatgaaaacggcaatcgTCTTGCCGGGAAGTTGTCCGTCACTCTCCTCTTTCAtg GaagatctttcgaaatacaggcagaagaaaattctggaagcagcacaaagaagaacgagtctaaggAGGTACCGCAGGGATCTTCGCGAacataatattccgctagcagccttgctgagcgaagacgggactcgcacgtcttctcgtcgtgagatgaaaatcattacggagaggttctacgcGAACCTtctccgttcatcaactcccgtgccaagcccgatcatccccactggtgaaacTCCATCTCTTTTCGAATCTCCTTTCCGAA ACCAGTCAGGtgctaatttatcgactcctTTGGAACTACCATTCGATATGCTTGTTGAGCGTGTCATGCAAAATGTTTACCAGGATCATCTTCGTGCTGAAGTACTGCCAGCGTTCGCCGATGATGATGCGGACGCGTCCTATGTGAGGACATTGGCCAATCGCTACTATCGATGCAccacagcttttccaccgccccgTTACCATGCTTGTTag